The Triticum aestivum cultivar Chinese Spring chromosome 3A, IWGSC CS RefSeq v2.1, whole genome shotgun sequence genome includes a region encoding these proteins:
- the LOC123060964 gene encoding ABC transporter F family member 4 isoform X2, which yields MAAPPPVLTLAVEKGPRKGEICQCSAGSVLRVGRVIKGNHFAVRDKGASQQHLSIEFLPPPAAGWVASDLGSSNGSFLNDVPLEPFVPTPLSHGNLIKIGESTVLAVSIPSNSDLSTATAADPGTRCSSRYAAETAAVEEEKPPAATRRGTRKKAAVAAIPEVENEVPDAAVVVVEEEKPRRGGRRKVAAVAPPEQTEEGEKEAPVGRRRGGRKKAAEPSEPEKGEEKEEAPLAPPVGGRKKTTAAAEPEKGDEEEEEGKKEAPKGRRRGGRKKAAEPSEPEKEEAPLAPRAGGRKKTTAAAESEKGDEEEEALLVTRKEDTEPPELEKEDDVEAQMITRRGRKKNAPTVAPPPQPLKTGSRGGQGRFTRAASTRKAVLEDEEVEEEEEHEVAAPRDQPGNLSTSTAVKDGEEEEKGEEEKGDKVAADDGEIEVAAKALEEEVPKGPASAQCAASDNEGDGERGGGEEEDDGNGDLLGSRGEASAQCAASDNEGDWEMGGGEEEDDGNGGLLGSRGDVGDGAKVEECAVRSSLETMTLQEWFDRMEKYLPRMINEAADQMIAELEEKQKRVHEYISTLKNELNDTKICWRGRARLLALSAGVGPRRDMERTPYSSS from the exons ATGGccgctccgccgccggtgctcaCCCTGGCGGTGGAGAAGGGTCCGCGCAAGGGAGAGATCTGCCAGTGCAGCGCTGGATCCGTGCTCCGTGTCGGGCGCGTCATCAAAGGCAACCACTTTGCCGTGCGCGATAAGGGCGCGTCGCAGCAACATCTCTCCATCGAGTTcctcccgccgcccgccgccggatgGGTCGCCTCCGATCTGGGATCCTCCAACGGCTCCTTCCTCAACGATGTGCCCCTCGAGCCCTTTGTTCCCACCCCGCTTTCCCATGGGAACCTGATCAAGATCGGCGAGTCCACCGTGCTCGCCGTGTCCATCCCCTCCAATTCGGATCTGAGCACCGCCACCGCTGCCGACCCCGGAACTAGGTGCTCCTCGCGCTATGCGGCAgagacggcggcggtggaggaggagaagCCCCCTGCGGCGACCCGCCGGGGCACACGGAAGAAGGCAGCGGTGGCGGCGATCCCCGAGGTGGAGAATGAAGTGCCGGACGCGGCGGTAGTGGTAGTGGAGGAGGAGAAGCCCCGCCGGGGCGGACGTAGGAAGGTGGCTGCAGTGGCTCCCCCTGAACAGACGGAAGAGGGGGAGAAGGAGGCCCCGGTGGGGAGGCGCCGTGGTGGACGGAAGAAGGCCGCGGAGCCCTCTGAACCGGAGAagggagaggagaaggaggaggccccGCTGGCGCCGCCTGTTGGCGGGCGGAAGAAGACCACAGCAGCTGCTGAGCCGGAGaaaggagacgaggaggaggaagaggggaagaaggagGCCCCGAAGGGGAGGCGCCGTGGTGGACGGAAGAAGGCCGCGGAGCCCTCTgaaccggagaaggaggaggccccGCTGGCGCCGCGTGCTGGCGGGCGGAAGAAGACCACAGCAGCTGCTGAGTCGGAGAaaggagatgaggaggaggaagccctGCTGGTGACGCGGAAGGAGGATACGGAGCCTCCTGAACTGGAGAAGGAAGACGATGTGGAGGCCCAGATGATTACACGCCGTGGGAGGAAGAAGAATGCTCCGACGGTCGCCCCTCCACCACAGCCTCTGAAGACGGGGTCCAGAGGGGGCCAGGGAAGGTTCACAAGAGCGGCTAGTACAAGGAAGGCCGTTCTAGAGGACGaggaagtggaggaagaggaggaacaTGAGGTGGCTGCGCCTAGAGATCAGCCTGGCAATCTGTCGACTTCCACAGCGGTAAAGGATGGTGAAGAGGAGGAGAAGGGGGAGGAAGAGAAGGGGGATAAGGTGGCAGCTGACGATGGAGAAATCGAGGTGGCTGCAAAGGCATTGGAGGAGGAAGTCCCCAAGGGGCCGGCTTCTGCTCAGTGTGCTGCTTCTGACAATGAGGGTGATGGGGAAAGGGGTGGcggagaagaggaagatgatggcaATGGGGATTTGCTTGGCAGTAGAGGAGAGGCTTCTGCTCAGTGTGCTGCTTCTGACAATGAGGGTGATTGGGAAATGGGTGGcggagaagaggaagatgatggcaATGGGGGTTTGCTTGGCAGTAGAGGAGATGTAGGAGATGGGGCAAAGGTGGAGGAATGTGCTGTTAGAAGCAGTCTTGAGACCATGACATTGCAGGAGTGGTTCGACCGGATGGAAAAGTACCTCCCAAGGATGATCAACGAGGCTGCGGATCAGATGATCGCGGAGTTGGAGGAGAAACAAAAGCGAGTCCATGAGTACATTTCAACGCTCA AAAATGAACTTAACGACACGAAAATTTGTTGGCGTGGACGAGCTCGCCTGCTCGCGTTATCTGCAGGCGTCGGTCCTCGTCGGGATATGGAACGCACGCCGTATTCCAGCTCGTAG
- the LOC123060964 gene encoding ABC transporter F family member 4 isoform X1, with the protein MAAPPPVLTLAVEKGPRKGEICQCSAGSVLRVGRVIKGNHFAVRDKGASQQHLSIEFLPPPAAGWVASDLGSSNGSFLNDVPLEPFVPTPLSHGNLIKIGESTVLAVSIPSNSDLSTATAADPGTRCSSRYAAETAAVEEEKPPAATRRGTRKKAAVAAIPEVENEVPDAAVVVVEEEKPRRGGRRKVAAVAPPEQTEEGEKEAPVGRRRGGRKKAAEPSEPEKGEEKEEAPLAPPVGGRKKTTAAAEPEKGDEEEEEGKKEAPKGRRRGGRKKAAEPSEPEKEEAPLAPRAGGRKKTTAAAESEKGDEEEEALLVTRKEDTEPPELEKEDDVEAQMITRRGRKKNAPTVAPPPQPLKTGSRGGQGRFTRAASTRKAVLEDEEVEEEEEHEVAAPRDQPGNLSTSTAVKDGEEEEKGEEEKGDKVAADDGEIEVAAKALEEEVPKGPASAQCAASDNEGDGERGGGEEEDDGNGDLLGSRGEASAQCAASDNEGDWEMGGGEEEDDGNGGLLGSRGDVGDGAKVEECAVRSSLETMTLQEWFDRMEKYLPRMINEAADQMIAELEEKQKRVHEYISTLNIFAENELNDTKICWRGRARLLALSAGVGPRRDMERTPYSSS; encoded by the exons ATGGccgctccgccgccggtgctcaCCCTGGCGGTGGAGAAGGGTCCGCGCAAGGGAGAGATCTGCCAGTGCAGCGCTGGATCCGTGCTCCGTGTCGGGCGCGTCATCAAAGGCAACCACTTTGCCGTGCGCGATAAGGGCGCGTCGCAGCAACATCTCTCCATCGAGTTcctcccgccgcccgccgccggatgGGTCGCCTCCGATCTGGGATCCTCCAACGGCTCCTTCCTCAACGATGTGCCCCTCGAGCCCTTTGTTCCCACCCCGCTTTCCCATGGGAACCTGATCAAGATCGGCGAGTCCACCGTGCTCGCCGTGTCCATCCCCTCCAATTCGGATCTGAGCACCGCCACCGCTGCCGACCCCGGAACTAGGTGCTCCTCGCGCTATGCGGCAgagacggcggcggtggaggaggagaagCCCCCTGCGGCGACCCGCCGGGGCACACGGAAGAAGGCAGCGGTGGCGGCGATCCCCGAGGTGGAGAATGAAGTGCCGGACGCGGCGGTAGTGGTAGTGGAGGAGGAGAAGCCCCGCCGGGGCGGACGTAGGAAGGTGGCTGCAGTGGCTCCCCCTGAACAGACGGAAGAGGGGGAGAAGGAGGCCCCGGTGGGGAGGCGCCGTGGTGGACGGAAGAAGGCCGCGGAGCCCTCTGAACCGGAGAagggagaggagaaggaggaggccccGCTGGCGCCGCCTGTTGGCGGGCGGAAGAAGACCACAGCAGCTGCTGAGCCGGAGaaaggagacgaggaggaggaagaggggaagaaggagGCCCCGAAGGGGAGGCGCCGTGGTGGACGGAAGAAGGCCGCGGAGCCCTCTgaaccggagaaggaggaggccccGCTGGCGCCGCGTGCTGGCGGGCGGAAGAAGACCACAGCAGCTGCTGAGTCGGAGAaaggagatgaggaggaggaagccctGCTGGTGACGCGGAAGGAGGATACGGAGCCTCCTGAACTGGAGAAGGAAGACGATGTGGAGGCCCAGATGATTACACGCCGTGGGAGGAAGAAGAATGCTCCGACGGTCGCCCCTCCACCACAGCCTCTGAAGACGGGGTCCAGAGGGGGCCAGGGAAGGTTCACAAGAGCGGCTAGTACAAGGAAGGCCGTTCTAGAGGACGaggaagtggaggaagaggaggaacaTGAGGTGGCTGCGCCTAGAGATCAGCCTGGCAATCTGTCGACTTCCACAGCGGTAAAGGATGGTGAAGAGGAGGAGAAGGGGGAGGAAGAGAAGGGGGATAAGGTGGCAGCTGACGATGGAGAAATCGAGGTGGCTGCAAAGGCATTGGAGGAGGAAGTCCCCAAGGGGCCGGCTTCTGCTCAGTGTGCTGCTTCTGACAATGAGGGTGATGGGGAAAGGGGTGGcggagaagaggaagatgatggcaATGGGGATTTGCTTGGCAGTAGAGGAGAGGCTTCTGCTCAGTGTGCTGCTTCTGACAATGAGGGTGATTGGGAAATGGGTGGcggagaagaggaagatgatggcaATGGGGGTTTGCTTGGCAGTAGAGGAGATGTAGGAGATGGGGCAAAGGTGGAGGAATGTGCTGTTAGAAGCAGTCTTGAGACCATGACATTGCAGGAGTGGTTCGACCGGATGGAAAAGTACCTCCCAAGGATGATCAACGAGGCTGCGGATCAGATGATCGCGGAGTTGGAGGAGAAACAAAAGCGAGTCCATGAGTACATTTCAACGCTCA ATATCTTTGCAGAAAATGAACTTAACGACACGAAAATTTGTTGGCGTGGACGAGCTCGCCTGCTCGCGTTATCTGCAGGCGTCGGTCCTCGTCGGGATATGGAACGCACGCCGTATTCCAGCTCGTAG